One window of Mangrovibacterium diazotrophicum genomic DNA carries:
- a CDS encoding saccharopine dehydrogenase family protein, translating into MKRILIIGAGRSSSSLIKYLHQHAAGFDWEIVVGDLDPETTGQRIGHTAKLIRFDILQEEASSQAIAQADLVISMLPAKFHILVAKLCLKHGKNLLTPSYVKSEMKALEPEIKEKGLFFLNEMGLDPGIDHMSAMKEIDAIKAAGLELLGFESFTGGLVAPESDDNPWHYKLSWNPRNVVLAGQEGIVKFRQEGKYKYIPYNRVFRRTEIIEIEGYGTFEGYANRDSLQYIDRYHLHGIPTIYRGTLRRPGFCRAWNVFVQLGMTDDSFEMEGLQEMTRRDFTNSFLYYHPSDSVETKLFHDQNIAQDSEIIPKLKWLGIFDNEPIGLERGTPAQVLEHLLKEKWLLLPTDKDMTVMWHKFTYRDNSTKRVIEKHLSLVVTGEDPINTAMAKTVGLPLGIAAKLILTGKIERSGLFIPTLPEIYEPVLTELEEHGIQFKESFKNPE; encoded by the coding sequence ATGAAAAGAATTCTCATCATCGGGGCAGGACGCTCCTCCTCCAGCCTGATCAAATACCTGCATCAGCATGCCGCCGGGTTTGACTGGGAAATTGTTGTTGGCGACCTCGATCCCGAAACGACTGGTCAACGAATCGGCCATACTGCCAAACTCATCCGCTTTGATATTCTTCAGGAAGAAGCAAGTAGCCAGGCTATCGCCCAGGCTGACCTCGTAATTTCAATGCTGCCTGCAAAATTTCATATCCTGGTAGCCAAGCTCTGCCTAAAACACGGGAAGAATCTGCTGACACCTTCCTATGTAAAAAGCGAAATGAAAGCCCTGGAACCTGAAATCAAGGAGAAAGGATTGTTTTTTTTGAATGAAATGGGTCTCGATCCCGGTATCGACCACATGTCGGCCATGAAAGAAATTGATGCCATTAAAGCCGCCGGGCTGGAGCTTCTGGGTTTCGAGTCGTTCACTGGTGGCCTGGTAGCTCCCGAGTCGGACGATAATCCGTGGCACTACAAGCTTAGCTGGAATCCGCGTAACGTGGTGCTCGCCGGGCAGGAAGGAATTGTGAAATTCCGTCAGGAAGGAAAATACAAATACATTCCGTACAACCGCGTTTTTCGTCGTACCGAGATCATTGAAATTGAAGGATACGGCACCTTCGAAGGTTATGCCAATCGCGATTCTCTTCAATACATTGACCGGTATCATCTGCACGGAATTCCAACCATTTATCGTGGCACGCTGCGGCGCCCTGGATTTTGCCGGGCCTGGAACGTATTTGTGCAATTGGGCATGACCGACGACAGCTTTGAAATGGAAGGTTTGCAGGAAATGACCCGCAGGGATTTCACCAACTCGTTTTTGTACTACCACCCCAGCGATTCGGTGGAGACCAAACTCTTTCACGATCAAAACATCGCGCAGGATTCGGAGATCATTCCCAAGCTGAAATGGCTGGGCATTTTCGACAACGAACCCATTGGGCTCGAACGGGGAACTCCCGCTCAGGTACTCGAACATTTATTGAAAGAAAAATGGCTACTACTACCTACCGACAAAGACATGACCGTGATGTGGCACAAATTCACTTATCGCGACAACTCAACAAAACGGGTTATCGAGAAACACCTTTCGCTGGTTGTAACTGGTGAAGATCCAATCAACACGGCTATGGCGAAAACAGTTGGCTTACCATTGGGTATCGCCGCCAAACTCATTTTAACCGGCAAAATAGAGCGGTCGGGACTCTTCATCCCAACCCTACCGGAAATATACGAACCGGTTTTGACCGAACTTGAAGAACACGGCATCCAATTCAAGGAAAGCTTTAAAAACCCGGAATAA
- a CDS encoding DUF1338 domain-containing protein, protein MKINRNEILTRLLDSLWQKYIQRVSYAKTYAHLVQSKGGRVVNDHIAFRTFNTITGKQPHGIGGIWHILDAFDYKPSGNYTFTEKKLHAVHFQHPEPQFPKIFVSQLEVGELPKWAQDMINKHVKDTPYHLSETAVLDLLEINEKGELEEAAVNNLVRELTAYFSRPWGIPDQMVVEQLNEISQYAAWTLLHGNSVNHFTAFINYQNVADWPDLQTTCEALADSGVPMKTSIEGEKGSKLQQSSTQAVTEMVKVKKPDGAVGEIPWTYAYYELAERGYIDQNGEQILFSGFLGEQATHLFEMTKTN, encoded by the coding sequence ATGAAGATAAACCGAAATGAGATTTTGACCAGGTTGCTGGATTCTCTTTGGCAGAAATACATCCAGCGGGTTTCATACGCAAAAACTTACGCTCATTTAGTTCAAAGCAAAGGCGGAAGAGTTGTCAACGACCACATTGCTTTTCGAACGTTCAACACCATAACCGGGAAACAGCCACACGGCATTGGCGGCATCTGGCATATTCTGGATGCATTCGACTATAAACCGTCGGGCAATTACACCTTCACCGAGAAAAAATTACACGCGGTGCATTTCCAGCATCCCGAGCCTCAATTTCCAAAAATATTTGTTAGCCAGCTGGAGGTAGGCGAATTGCCAAAATGGGCGCAGGACATGATTAACAAACATGTAAAAGACACGCCTTACCACTTGTCGGAAACTGCAGTGCTGGATCTTCTTGAGATCAATGAAAAAGGCGAGCTGGAAGAAGCGGCCGTGAATAACCTAGTTCGCGAATTAACCGCCTATTTTTCGCGGCCATGGGGTATTCCGGATCAAATGGTGGTGGAACAACTCAACGAAATATCTCAGTACGCTGCATGGACGTTGCTGCACGGTAATTCAGTCAACCATTTCACGGCCTTCATCAATTACCAGAATGTAGCCGACTGGCCCGATCTGCAGACAACCTGCGAAGCACTTGCTGATTCCGGCGTACCGATGAAAACATCGATCGAAGGTGAAAAAGGAAGCAAGCTGCAGCAATCGTCGACTCAAGCAGTCACTGAAATGGTGAAAGTGAAGAAACCTGACGGAGCTGTTGGCGAAATCCCCTGGACCTATGCCTACTACGAGTTGGCGGAACGAGGCTACATTGACCAAAACGGAGAGCAGATTCTATTCTCAGGTTTCCTGGGAGAACAGGCTACTCACCTCTTCGAGATGACGAAAACGAATTAG
- a CDS encoding type II toxin-antitoxin system RelE/ParE family toxin: protein MAYKLRWSAESIRNLEEVINDIQQKWSDKEVRGFKQKLGRQLNLIIRFPTLFPVSLSNPNLRKAVLSKQTTVFYQITNNTIYLVHIHLNRKNQIE from the coding sequence ATGGCCTATAAACTACGCTGGTCTGCGGAATCGATTCGAAATTTAGAAGAAGTCATCAACGACATTCAACAAAAATGGTCAGATAAGGAAGTCCGAGGATTCAAGCAGAAATTAGGGCGCCAACTGAATCTGATTATTCGATTTCCAACGCTTTTCCCGGTATCGCTGAGTAACCCAAATTTGAGGAAGGCTGTTTTGAGCAAGCAGACTACCGTATTTTACCAAATTACGAATAACACCATTTACTTGGTTCACATCCACCTCAACCGAAAAAATCAAATAGAATAG
- a CDS encoding MFS transporter — MSKRTSFPPVFWVANGIEVLERFAYYGIYLSFGIYLGELGFSKGDLGIIQSIFLALSYLMPLFSGTFADRYGFKKMLLIAYVAYLPSILLLILTKTFSGIALSMLTIGFAAGIFKPLIASTVRATTDSTNKTLGFGIFYAMVNIGASFGPIVMGKLRGWSWDAVFYTAAGAIAVMFLVTLFFYKEPARDLEGVTLRQKFRDMGEALSDGKFLVFLALLGVFFWLPFWAFFNTLAVYINDYMDTNLLYESIRSVLGGPVARFISTNDNGVWKINAEAISQTGYVIILFQILVSRIFEKRAAIPSFLLGFFIIASAFVVLALSVTVSNNFVFLGVFLFSIGEMISSPRIQEYITWIAPKEKAGLYMGTNFLATAVGAFFSGSYTGLMGHFEEAGKPEYIMYTLAIHMALGIVALYVFSKTMGEFKERAE; from the coding sequence ATGAGTAAAAGAACGTCATTTCCACCGGTATTTTGGGTGGCTAACGGCATTGAAGTACTGGAACGATTCGCCTATTACGGTATTTACCTCAGCTTTGGTATTTACCTGGGCGAGCTGGGTTTCTCGAAAGGAGACCTGGGAATTATCCAGTCCATCTTCCTGGCATTGTCGTATCTCATGCCCTTGTTCTCGGGCACCTTTGCCGATCGCTACGGCTTTAAAAAAATGTTGCTGATCGCTTATGTCGCGTATTTGCCGTCCATTTTGTTATTGATTCTGACCAAAACGTTTAGTGGCATTGCCCTGTCGATGCTGACGATCGGTTTTGCTGCCGGGATTTTTAAACCGTTAATTGCATCGACGGTTCGGGCAACAACCGACTCGACCAACAAAACCCTTGGCTTTGGTATTTTTTACGCCATGGTCAACATTGGAGCTTCCTTTGGGCCGATCGTCATGGGGAAACTGCGTGGCTGGTCGTGGGACGCGGTATTTTACACCGCTGCAGGTGCCATCGCGGTGATGTTTTTGGTGACTTTGTTCTTCTACAAAGAACCTGCTCGCGATCTGGAAGGAGTTACTTTGAGACAGAAGTTTCGGGATATGGGCGAGGCGCTTTCCGATGGAAAGTTCCTGGTCTTTTTGGCTTTGTTAGGTGTGTTTTTCTGGTTGCCTTTCTGGGCTTTCTTCAATACACTGGCGGTCTATATCAACGATTACATGGACACAAACCTGTTATACGAATCGATTCGTTCGGTATTGGGAGGGCCTGTAGCCCGTTTTATTTCGACGAATGACAATGGTGTTTGGAAAATCAACGCCGAGGCAATTTCGCAAACGGGCTATGTCATTATATTGTTCCAGATTCTGGTTTCACGAATTTTTGAAAAGCGAGCTGCTATTCCATCGTTCTTGCTTGGTTTCTTCATTATTGCGTCGGCTTTTGTCGTGTTGGCTTTGTCGGTAACAGTATCAAATAACTTTGTTTTCCTGGGAGTCTTCCTGTTCTCAATTGGCGAAATGATTTCGTCACCGCGTATTCAGGAGTATATCACCTGGATTGCGCCGAAAGAAAAAGCGGGCTTGTACATGGGAACAAATTTCCTGGCTACGGCAGTTGGAGCATTTTTCAGTGGTTCGTACACTGGCTTAATGGGCCACTTTGAAGAAGCCGGAAAGCCGGAATACATTATGTACACACTGGCCATTCACATGGCATTGGGCATTGTTGCGCTCTATGTTTTCTCGAAAACAATGGGAGAGTTTAAAGAACGTGCCGAATAA
- a CDS encoding SDR family NAD(P)-dependent oxidoreductase, with amino-acid sequence MENDKAEKQALKAEEIEKCISVLEHLLENGDQLVHLSDEQRIKLMKAAGQITRPDRAERKKRNKGVNKVKKQELSEINRKARAASSIRTARLASVFEAPEQIALEEAQEATGKHILTTEHNCYVCKKRYTEVHHFYDAMCTECGDLNYQKRFQTCDLTGQIALITGSRLKIGYHATLMMLRSGATVIATTRFPADSAIRFAKEKDFADWGDRLHIYGLDLRHIPSVELFAAYIEQKYQRLDILINNAAQTVRRPSTFYAHLMPAENIGYHEHSPKVQQLLAHHHQCLLEIDGYSVQEGDHQKALSVNWNSQTPGMGIKASAQLSQIPYRIDNSLDVAEVFPEGQLDADLQQVDLRKTNSWRLRIGEIAPVEMMEVQLVNSIAPFVLCNRLSSLMRKDYTGKKHIVNVSAMEGKFHTFRKEDRHPHTNMAKAALNMLVHTSASDLAKDGIFMNAVDTGWVTDEDPADIAKYKQEVHDFQPPLDIVDGAARVCDPFIDGINTGKHWSGKFLKDYFPISW; translated from the coding sequence ATGGAGAATGACAAGGCAGAGAAGCAGGCACTGAAAGCCGAAGAAATTGAAAAGTGTATTTCGGTGTTGGAGCATTTGCTTGAAAACGGCGACCAGCTTGTTCACCTCAGCGATGAACAACGCATCAAACTGATGAAGGCTGCGGGACAAATTACCCGACCGGACCGAGCCGAGCGCAAAAAACGCAACAAGGGCGTCAATAAAGTGAAAAAGCAGGAGCTTTCGGAAATTAACCGGAAAGCCCGTGCGGCATCAAGCATCCGTACTGCCCGCTTGGCCAGCGTATTCGAGGCACCCGAACAAATTGCACTTGAAGAAGCACAGGAAGCTACCGGCAAACACATTCTGACCACAGAGCACAACTGCTACGTCTGCAAAAAGAGATACACCGAGGTACACCATTTTTACGATGCCATGTGTACCGAATGCGGCGACCTGAATTACCAAAAGCGATTCCAAACCTGCGACCTGACCGGACAGATTGCCCTGATTACCGGCTCGCGGTTGAAGATTGGCTACCATGCCACGCTGATGATGCTTCGCTCGGGCGCTACCGTTATCGCGACAACGCGTTTCCCGGCCGACTCAGCCATTCGCTTTGCCAAAGAAAAAGACTTTGCCGACTGGGGCGACCGCCTGCACATTTACGGCCTCGACCTGCGCCATATTCCCAGCGTGGAACTGTTTGCTGCCTACATCGAGCAAAAGTACCAGCGCCTGGACATTCTCATCAACAACGCCGCTCAGACCGTGCGTCGTCCTTCAACCTTTTACGCTCACCTGATGCCGGCTGAAAACATCGGCTATCACGAGCACTCGCCGAAAGTGCAACAATTGCTGGCACACCACCACCAGTGTTTGCTGGAAATTGACGGGTACTCGGTTCAGGAAGGCGATCACCAAAAAGCGTTGTCGGTAAACTGGAACAGCCAAACACCGGGGATGGGTATCAAAGCCTCGGCACAGCTGTCGCAAATTCCATATCGCATCGACAACTCGCTGGACGTGGCGGAAGTGTTCCCTGAAGGCCAGTTGGATGCCGACCTGCAACAAGTCGACCTGCGCAAAACAAACAGCTGGCGTCTTCGTATTGGCGAAATCGCCCCGGTTGAAATGATGGAAGTGCAACTGGTCAACTCCATTGCTCCTTTTGTTTTGTGTAACCGTCTTTCAAGCTTAATGCGCAAAGATTACACGGGCAAAAAGCACATTGTGAACGTGTCGGCGATGGAAGGGAAATTTCACACCTTCCGCAAAGAAGATCGCCATCCGCATACGAATATGGCCAAAGCGGCCCTCAATATGTTGGTACATACTTCTGCCAGCGACCTAGCGAAGGACGGCATTTTCATGAACGCCGTGGATACGGGCTGGGTAACGGACGAAGACCCAGCCGATATTGCCAAGTACAAACAGGAAGTGCACGATTTTCAACCGCCGCTCGACATTGTTGACGGGGCAGCGCGTGTGTGCGATCCGTTTATCGATGGCATCAACACCGGCAAACACTGGAGCGGTAAGTTCCTGAAGGACTATTTCCCAATTAGCTGGTAA
- a CDS encoding 3-keto-disaccharide hydrolase, with translation MRIGWLFLILVSFAGCKSAEMSLFNGKDLRGWEKHGTEKWYVADGLLVSESGPDAQYGYLTTDKNYRDFELTADFKQEAEGNSGIFFRSGIEGSKISGWQVEVAPPDMHTGGIYESYGRGWLIQPDAEKEKLLKYGEWNTMKIRVIGNSVKTWLNGQEMIHLEDDKIGEGNGKIALQIHDGGGIKIYWRNLRIKEL, from the coding sequence ATGAGGATCGGATGGCTATTTTTAATCCTCGTATCATTTGCTGGCTGTAAGTCGGCCGAGATGTCCTTGTTTAACGGAAAGGATTTGCGGGGATGGGAGAAACATGGAACCGAAAAGTGGTATGTGGCCGATGGCTTGCTGGTTTCGGAAAGCGGACCCGACGCCCAATACGGCTACCTGACCACCGACAAGAATTACCGTGACTTTGAGCTGACTGCTGATTTTAAACAGGAAGCCGAAGGGAACAGTGGAATCTTTTTTCGATCTGGAATTGAAGGTTCAAAGATTTCGGGCTGGCAGGTTGAAGTGGCTCCGCCGGACATGCACACCGGTGGAATTTATGAGTCTTACGGGCGTGGTTGGCTCATTCAACCCGATGCAGAAAAAGAAAAGTTGCTAAAATACGGTGAATGGAATACGATGAAAATCCGGGTTATCGGCAACTCGGTTAAAACCTGGCTAAACGGGCAGGAAATGATTCATCTGGAAGATGATAAAATCGGTGAAGGCAACGGGAAGATCGCCCTTCAGATTCACGATGGTGGCGGCATAAAAATCTACTGGCGCAACCTGCGGATAAAAGAACTCTAA
- a CDS encoding 3-keto-disaccharide hydrolase, with product MKTNLLMLLAVFALLSCQSKKPNPNPEVNQEVPKSHEWQYLFDGTSLDGWRAFNGDKLPESWIIEDGSLKSLGRGGDIGGDIVYGAKSFENFELELEWKIADSGNSGIFYHVLEGEQYPAPYFNAPEYQVIDQIGFPEKLEDWQSVGADYGMYTPNIEGVVKPAGEWNSARIVFTPDSAAYYLNGQKTVSFVPWSDDWQKRRDSGKWEDYPDYGHEKTGLIGLQDHGSFVWYRNIKIREL from the coding sequence ATGAAAACAAACTTGTTGATGCTATTGGCAGTTTTTGCTTTGCTGAGCTGTCAGTCTAAAAAGCCAAATCCTAATCCCGAAGTCAATCAGGAAGTACCAAAGAGCCACGAATGGCAGTATTTGTTCGATGGTACATCGCTGGATGGCTGGCGGGCTTTTAATGGTGACAAGCTTCCGGAAAGCTGGATTATCGAAGACGGTAGTCTGAAATCGTTGGGCCGTGGCGGTGATATTGGTGGCGATATTGTTTACGGAGCCAAGTCATTCGAAAACTTTGAACTGGAGCTGGAATGGAAAATTGCCGATAGCGGAAACAGCGGAATTTTCTATCATGTGTTAGAGGGCGAACAGTATCCTGCACCTTATTTTAATGCGCCGGAGTACCAGGTGATCGACCAAATTGGTTTTCCCGAAAAGCTGGAAGACTGGCAGTCGGTTGGTGCCGATTATGGCATGTACACGCCGAATATTGAAGGAGTCGTTAAGCCGGCAGGTGAATGGAACAGTGCCCGGATCGTGTTTACACCTGACTCTGCTGCTTATTATTTGAACGGGCAAAAAACGGTGAGTTTTGTGCCTTGGTCCGATGACTGGCAAAAAAGACGTGATTCCGGTAAATGGGAAGATTACCCGGATTACGGGCATGAAAAAACGGGCTTGATTGGCTTGCAGGATCATGGCAGTTTTGTTTGGTACCGCAACATCAAAATCCGGGAGTTATGA
- a CDS encoding trimeric intracellular cation channel family protein, which yields MNLLLLFDYIGTFVFAISGTLTAANKRLDFFGATMIGFVTAVGGGSLRDVMLGDTPVAWMRDLNYFWLIIAGVLVTIVFGKVVMTLKKTLFLFDTIGIAVFTIIGLKKALLMGINIPMAVMMGLASAVVGGVIRDTLCNELPLIFHREIYATACIIGALVYLLLNYLGMNEHICELATVVTIIAIRIVVVRFDIALPKVELKE from the coding sequence ATGAATTTATTGCTGCTTTTCGACTATATCGGAACCTTTGTGTTTGCCATCAGTGGCACACTGACTGCCGCCAACAAGCGACTCGACTTTTTCGGGGCAACCATGATTGGCTTTGTGACAGCGGTTGGCGGTGGCTCGCTGCGCGATGTGATGCTGGGCGATACACCCGTTGCCTGGATGCGCGATCTCAACTACTTTTGGCTGATTATTGCGGGCGTGTTGGTCACTATTGTCTTCGGGAAAGTGGTGATGACACTGAAAAAAACACTCTTCCTCTTCGACACCATCGGGATCGCTGTGTTCACGATCATCGGTCTAAAAAAAGCACTATTAATGGGCATCAACATTCCGATGGCTGTGATGATGGGATTGGCATCGGCTGTAGTCGGCGGCGTGATCCGCGACACGCTTTGCAACGAACTACCCTTGATCTTTCACCGCGAGATTTACGCCACAGCCTGCATTATTGGCGCACTAGTCTATTTACTTTTAAACTACCTCGGAATGAACGAACACATCTGCGAACTGGCAACCGTCGTTACTATCATTGCCATTCGGATTGTGGTTGTGCGTTTCGATATCGCCTTACCGAAAGTGGAACTGAAAGAATAG
- a CDS encoding PepSY-associated TM helix domain-containing protein, whose translation MNFSIRTLIEKLHLWLGLFTAPLVFFICITGTIIVFCDEIMDFSAGDARYVNEVKAEPMETEALISILKTEFPNRWNPSYIVYYRDPRRSVRINSFGPTEGLHMVYMNQYTGEILKDDPTINFFYIVAHLHHSLLWHGPGEWIIDIGTIVFLIALITGLVLWWPRSLERKNMKKAFTFKLSGSRKRLNYDLHSVGGFYGLGLGLLLTITGLLIAFKPFSDFTQKSFGGDPEVQMRSVFVSVNDSTKTASPINEVVQQAFVDFPEKTEIQLYTYWLDDWGYYAMYVANKIGIKSAMNGKLAAYDKYSGKRVPLQKELVINEAVSNMYWTLHLGNYLGLFGKIVTFLGGLIASSLSVTGFFVWWNKRKKNRKSRKSRHLDIP comes from the coding sequence ATGAATTTCTCAATCCGCACCCTCATTGAAAAATTGCACCTCTGGCTGGGGCTGTTTACAGCACCGCTTGTATTTTTTATTTGTATCACCGGAACGATTATCGTCTTTTGCGACGAGATAATGGATTTTTCCGCCGGAGATGCGCGCTACGTGAACGAAGTGAAGGCAGAGCCGATGGAAACCGAAGCTCTGATTTCAATTTTGAAGACGGAGTTCCCCAACCGATGGAACCCAAGTTACATTGTTTATTACCGCGATCCTCGCCGAAGTGTGCGCATTAATAGTTTCGGCCCAACGGAGGGCTTGCACATGGTTTATATGAATCAGTACACCGGTGAGATTTTGAAAGACGATCCCACGATTAACTTTTTTTACATAGTCGCCCATCTGCACCACTCGTTGTTGTGGCATGGTCCGGGCGAGTGGATTATTGATATCGGTACAATCGTTTTTCTGATCGCCTTAATAACTGGCTTGGTGCTTTGGTGGCCCCGAAGTCTTGAACGGAAGAATATGAAAAAGGCATTCACATTCAAGCTGAGTGGCTCCCGCAAACGCCTGAATTATGACCTTCATTCAGTCGGCGGATTTTATGGTCTGGGCCTCGGGTTGTTGTTAACGATCACCGGCCTTCTCATTGCCTTCAAACCCTTCTCCGATTTCACTCAAAAAAGCTTTGGCGGAGATCCCGAAGTCCAAATGAGATCTGTTTTTGTTTCAGTCAACGACAGTACGAAGACAGCTTCACCTATTAATGAGGTTGTGCAGCAGGCTTTTGTTGATTTCCCGGAAAAAACGGAGATTCAGTTATACACTTACTGGCTGGATGATTGGGGCTATTATGCGATGTATGTGGCCAATAAAATTGGAATAAAAAGCGCGATGAATGGAAAACTTGCTGCTTACGACAAATACTCAGGTAAGCGTGTACCGTTACAAAAGGAACTTGTGATTAATGAAGCAGTCAGCAATATGTATTGGACACTGCACTTGGGAAATTACCTTGGTTTGTTCGGTAAAATAGTAACGTTTCTTGGTGGCCTGATTGCTTCGAGTTTGTCTGTTACCGGATTTTTTGTCTGGTGGAATAAGCGTAAAAAAAATAGAAAATCGAGAAAGTCTCGGCATCTCGATATTCCCTGA
- a CDS encoding TonB-dependent receptor → MTGTIVATSGERLAFATASIKGTRIGTTTDDSGNFNLDVPVGSHILYLSFTGYKPVEKEVIVKAGETTSVGTVVLEESSEMIDEIRVDGMITKFSKKESEIVARMPLKNLDNPQVYTVVPKELFTEQIDVDFRSALMSSPGVANVVLGVGSGGTGLSMRMRGFSGANGAGAIRNGMATNWVSLSDPVNLESLEIIKGPSATLFGSTLISYGGLVNRVTKQAFNGTGGEVGFSTGANGLGRVTMDYNTPLNSDKTLFFRLNTAIHREKSFQDYGVNKTMMFAPTFTYLVSDRLTLNFDLEYFESNRNTTYVRISGTPVTNLDELNWNFEKSYTSNEFLSSAKVFNTLAKATYKLSENWESQTALSYSNTDNNANYLFLLLRESAPTTLTRMVMNIPSLFNTLQLQQNFIGKFKIAGMDNKLLVGLDYTQLQTTDTRYRITSFDQVEINAEDSEFDAGQAKQEMASSAPFLRNKRSRRTYAAYASDVLHVTDRLIAMVSLRFDSFHDIVEDYDQTAWSPKTGLIYQLVDDKISLFGNYMNGFSNVAPGYTEASPDETVAFKPEHANQFEGGIKFELIGNKLNGTLSYYDIQVENKVRSVTGEDNIAYSVQDGTQKSSGFEMDLIANPVKGMHIVLGYGYNDSEYTNISENLDGNRPYSAPEQVANFWISHRLTKGQCEGLGIGFGGDYSSDYYLNDANTITVPGHFKFDGTLFLDRPKFRIGLKLNNLTDKEYWMSDYDAEPQSPRSFIANFTMRF, encoded by the coding sequence GTGACAGGAACCATTGTTGCAACTAGCGGAGAAAGATTGGCTTTTGCCACTGCGAGTATTAAAGGCACAAGGATCGGAACGACAACGGATGATTCCGGTAATTTCAATTTGGATGTGCCTGTTGGTAGCCATATTTTGTATCTGTCGTTTACCGGTTACAAACCCGTTGAAAAGGAAGTAATCGTGAAGGCTGGAGAGACAACCAGTGTAGGAACGGTTGTCCTGGAGGAATCGAGTGAGATGATCGATGAAATACGGGTCGACGGAATGATTACAAAATTCTCGAAAAAAGAATCGGAGATCGTAGCCCGCATGCCTCTGAAAAATTTGGATAATCCACAGGTATACACGGTCGTCCCGAAGGAACTGTTCACAGAACAGATAGATGTTGATTTCCGATCAGCTCTGATGTCTTCTCCGGGTGTAGCCAATGTTGTGCTGGGAGTAGGTTCCGGAGGTACAGGTTTGTCAATGCGTATGCGTGGTTTTAGCGGGGCGAACGGCGCCGGAGCAATACGTAACGGAATGGCTACAAACTGGGTTTCTTTGTCCGATCCGGTAAATCTGGAAAGCCTTGAAATTATCAAAGGGCCATCGGCTACATTGTTTGGCTCGACTCTGATTTCGTACGGTGGTTTGGTTAACCGCGTTACTAAGCAAGCTTTTAATGGTACTGGTGGAGAAGTTGGCTTTTCAACGGGAGCCAACGGCTTGGGCCGTGTTACCATGGACTACAATACGCCCTTGAACAGTGATAAAACGTTATTCTTTCGACTGAACACTGCTATTCATCGTGAAAAAAGCTTTCAGGATTACGGTGTAAATAAAACAATGATGTTTGCTCCGACCTTCACCTACCTGGTATCGGACAGACTAACTTTGAATTTTGATCTTGAATATTTCGAATCGAACAGAAATACCACTTATGTGCGTATTTCGGGAACTCCGGTAACTAATTTGGACGAGCTGAATTGGAACTTCGAAAAATCATACACGTCAAATGAGTTTCTAAGTTCGGCCAAAGTATTTAATACCCTGGCTAAGGCAACCTACAAATTGTCAGAAAACTGGGAGTCGCAAACGGCTCTTTCGTATTCAAATACCGATAACAATGCCAACTACCTGTTTTTGTTGCTGAGAGAAAGTGCTCCGACAACCCTAACCCGGATGGTGATGAATATTCCCAGCCTTTTCAATACGCTGCAGTTACAACAAAACTTCATAGGGAAGTTCAAAATTGCAGGAATGGATAACAAGTTGCTGGTTGGCTTAGATTATACACAGCTACAGACAACGGATACCCGCTACCGGATAACATCATTTGATCAAGTTGAAATTAACGCTGAAGATTCAGAGTTCGATGCAGGACAGGCGAAACAGGAAATGGCGTCCAGTGCACCTTTCCTTCGCAACAAACGTTCCCGCCGAACTTATGCTGCTTATGCATCGGATGTTTTGCATGTGACCGATCGCCTGATTGCAATGGTCAGTCTGCGGTTTGATAGCTTCCACGATATTGTTGAAGACTACGACCAAACAGCATGGTCGCCCAAAACCGGCTTAATTTATCAGCTTGTCGACGATAAAATTTCCTTGTTTGGGAACTACATGAACGGGTTTTCCAATGTGGCTCCCGGTTATACCGAAGCGAGTCCCGACGAAACAGTTGCCTTTAAACCCGAACATGCCAATCAGTTTGAAGGAGGTATCAAATTTGAGCTGATCGGGAATAAATTGAATGGTACGCTAAGCTATTACGATATTCAGGTTGAAAACAAAGTACGTAGCGTAACCGGCGAGGACAACATTGCTTACAGTGTTCAGGATGGAACACAGAAGAGCTCTGGTTTCGAAATGGATTTAATTGCCAACCCGGTGAAAGGGATGCACATTGTGTTGGGCTATGGTTATAACGATAGTGAATACACGAATATTTCTGAAAATCTGGATGGAAATCGTCCTTACTCAGCACCGGAGCAGGTTGCAAATTTCTGGATTAGCCATCGCCTTACAAAAGGGCAGTGTGAAGGACTGGGAATTGGATTTGGAGGAGATTATTCCAGCGATTATTACCTGAATGACGCCAATACGATAACAGTTCCCGGGCACTTTAAATTTGACGGAACGCTGTTTTTGGATCGCCCCAAGTTCCGGATCGGACTTAAATTGAATAACCTCACGGACAAAGAATACTGGATGTCGGACTACGATGCAGAGCCGCAAAGTCCGCGATCATTTATAGCGAATTTCACAATGCGCTTCTAA